From the genome of Anabrus simplex isolate iqAnaSimp1 chromosome X, ASM4041472v1, whole genome shotgun sequence, one region includes:
- the LOC137503183 gene encoding craniofacial development protein 2-like, with translation MALLNSKYSGVSSSPVGSPGGTTLREASRNVRCCKEQYCLGTWNVRSMYQGKLDIVKREMKRLGIDILGISEVRWIGIGEFATDEYMVYYSGHENQKKNGVALIVSNRVRKTIMGCNFKTDRMMSVRFQGQPFNITVIQIYAPTTEAEEEDIDQFYEDLRELLQLTPKKDVVFIIGDWNAKVGNQTVDGVTGKFGLGTTNEAGQRLLEFCQDNSLVITNTLFQLPKRRLYTWTSPDGKCRNQIDYILCSQRWRSAVQSSKTRPGADCGSDHELLISKFRLK, from the coding sequence atggctttgctcaattcaaaatattccggagtttcaagttccccagtcggatctccggggggaactacgttgagagaagcctcaagaaatgtgcgatgctgcaaggaacagtactgtttaggaacttggaatgtaagatccatgtatcaaggaaagctggatatagtcaaacgagaaatgaagagactgggcatcgatatactgggaataagcgaagtgagatggattggtattggtgaatttgctacagatgagtacatggtatactattctggacatgaaaaccaaaagaaaaatggagttgccctcatagttagcaacagggtgcgtaaaactataatggggtgcaattttaaaactgatagaatgatgtctgtacgttttcaaggccaaccttttaacatcacagtcatacaaatttacgcaccaaccactgaagctgaagaggaagatattgaccagttttatgaagacttacgagaattgctacagttaacaccaaagaaggatgtcgtcttcattattggcgactggaatgccaaagtaggaaatcaaactgtagatggagtaacgggaaaatttggccttggcacaacaaatgaagctggacagagactcctagaattctgtcaagacaactcactggtcattaccaacacactgtttcaattgcccaaacgacgcctatacacctggacctcgccagatggtaaatgtcggaatcagatcgactacatactctgtagtcaaaggtggaggagtgctgtacagtcatccaaaacaaggcctggggctgattgtggatcagatcacgagctcttaatttccaaattccggctcaaa